GGGCGGTTACCCAAGGATCGTTCGGGGTTATGAATTCATAACGGCCCCACTGATACCGTACGTGCCGACCGAACTGGTATGGACGGTCCCGCTGATAGGCGCCGCTGTGTTCATCATGAGGAGCACCAAGGTGGGCACGTATCTTTACGCCATCGGGTCGAATGAAGAGGGGGCGCAGCTAGCCGGGATAGACGTTCAGAGGTATAAGATCTTGGCCTTCACGATAAGCGGCCTTTTCACGGGTTTGGGATCCGTAATCCAGTTCCAACATCTAGGGGGGTCAGTGCCCCTAGCGCTCAACTTGAACACCATGGTCTCGCCACTTGTTGCGATAGTCCTCGGCGGGACCTTGCTGACGGGAGGTAGCGGGGGCCCGGACAGGACAATCCTGGGCGCATTGACGTATGTCGTTCTGTACCGTGGACTGTACATCTCGTTTCTGAGCCCGGAAGTCCTGCAATTGCTCACCGGTTTGCTTCTAGTCGTTTCGGTTGTTATTGCGTCTCGAGAACTAAGAAGCGTCATCGTCACGTGAGAGCGAGGAGGCAGGCGTAATGACCGTTTCAATTCCGGAATGGCTCCGAAAGAACACGGGGATCGTCATCGCGGTAGTCGCAGCGATAGCTGTTATAGGCATCTTCCAGGCGATCAATCCCTTCTTTCTCAGCCACCAGGGAAGAATCACCCTAGTATATGCGATGTCCTATTTTCTGATAGCGGCGTGTGGCCTGACTTTCGTGATCATGATGGGTTCCTTCGATTTTTCAGTGGTTAGCCTGCTAAAAC
This is a stretch of genomic DNA from Bacillota bacterium. It encodes these proteins:
- a CDS encoding ABC transporter permease; its protein translation is MKSFSNGAKNGRARYLLGSVKKQPVVLILIVISVAFSICFPDRFLTYLNISSIVSQFVTIMLFALGPSIVAAMGSMDLTYIGIWMLGGIVLWRLTPTLGPAAILVIPVLGVVTGWLVGVIQVKAKIPSFILTLSLLVAYSGLTSLLSGGYPRIVRGYEFITAPLIPYVPTELVWTVPLIGAAVFIMRSTKVGTYLYAIGSNEEGAQLAGIDVQRYKILAFTISGLFTGLGSVIQFQHLGGSVPLALNLNTMVSPLVAIVLGGTLLTGGSGGPDRTILGALTYVVLYRGLYISFLSPEVLQLLTGLLLVVSVVIASRELRSVIVT